A segment of the Geoanaerobacter pelophilus genome:
CGGTTTGGGCCGGAACAGTCAGGGTCAGTTGCGGATCGATGGTGATGCAGAACGGGGCATCGCTGCTGATGCCGTTGGCATCGGTCACCCGCACCGTGAAACAGAAGGTGCCGAGAGCAGAGGGTATCCCGGTGATGGCTCCGGTTGCCGCGTTGAGAGACAATCCCGGCGGCAGGCTTCCGGATGCAATCGACCAGGAGTACGGAGTGCTGCCGCTGGTCGCGGCAATGGTGCTGCTGTAGGAACTACCTGTAGAGCCGCTCGGCACGGTAGTAGTCGTTATGGTCGGCGGTGCGCTGATGGTCAGGGTCAGTACCTTGACCACTACTGACGAGTAGGCATCGGTTACCCGGAAGTAGATCAAGTGACTCCCCGTCACCGTCGGGGTTCCGGAGACGGTCCCGGTGGAGCTGTCCAGGGTCAGCCCGGCAGGCAGCGACCCATAGTTGAGCGCCCAGGTATAGGGGGTTTTGCCGCCCACAGCAACAGGGGTGAAGCTGTAGGGCCGGCCGGAAGCTGCCGCTGGCATCGATGTGGAGGTTATGGCGAGCGGCAGCTCTGTTATGGCGATGGTGTAGTTTTTGGAGTTGGTGGCCGCATTCGCATCGGTCACCTTTACCGAAAAGCTGCTGCTCCCGGCCTGGGTCGGGGTGCCGGAAACCGTGCAATTGGCGCTGTCGAGAGTCACTCCTGCCGGCAGGTTGCCGGAGGTGACGGTGCAGTTGTACGGCGGATTCCCCCCCCAGGGTGAGAGAGCCATTGAGTACGCATTGCCGATCGACCCAACGGTCGAGAACGTCCCGCCGATATAGAGCGGGTTGTACAGGGTCAGGGTAAAGGCCTTGGTGGCAGTGGCGCCATTTACGTCCGTCACTTTGAAGGTCAGTTCAAATGATCCGGCTGTGTCGGAACTTCCGGTGACTACCCCGGTGGCACCGTTCATCATAAGGCCGCTGGGTAGGGTGCCGGAAATCAGTGACCATGAATATGGTGTCTGTCCACCGGTGGCGGCCAACTGGAAGTAGCCGCCTCGGCCGATGAACGGAGGGAGCGATGTGGTGGTCACTGTCAGAGTTGGATTGATAATGATCGACATGGCCCTGGAGACGAAAAGGGAAGCCGAATCGCTTGCTTTGAGGGTGAATGAGAACGTGCCCGGAGTCGAGGGGGTGCCGGAAATTACTCCTGTTGCACTGTCCAGATACAGGCCGTCCGGAAGAGCACCGGAGGTTATCTGCCATGTGTATGGTAATGCTATTCCCCCAGCTGTAACTGTCTGATTGTAAGGTGAACCTACTGCGCCCCCTGCCAGCCCGAGAGGCGAGATCCCTTTGGTTGTAATGGTGAAAGCCCTGGAGGCCTGGGTCGAGTTGGCGTCTATGACCCTGACGGTGAACGAGGATGTCCCCAAGCCTGCCGGGATTCCTGAGATTTGCCCGGTTGACATGTTGAGGGTCAATCCTTGAGGGAGTGTTCCGGCATCCTTTATCCAGGTATAGGGTGCCGGACCGCCGGATACGGTTAACGTCTGATCATAGACATAACCTATTTCAGCATCCGGGAGTAGTGCCGCTGTGAATCCCAGGATCGAGATCGCATAGGTGCCGGATGCGGTGTTGCTTGCCGAGTCGGTAATCCTGAACGTAACTGCCTCTGTCCCTGGAATGGTCGGTGTCCCGGATATCAGGCAGGATGTTTCGTTGAGGGAAAGCCCGGCAGGCAGGGTTCCTGCTGTGATTGTACAGCGGTAAGAAGGGTAGCCGCCCGCACCGGTAAGTGAAGCGCTGTACGGAGTTCCCGCAACTCCCTTGGCAAGGGACGGATTGGTAAAGCCGAGTACAGAAATCGTCAGCACTTTACTGTTTGAATTCGCGGTGGCATCGGTAACTTTAAGGGAGAAGTTGAATGTTCCTGCAGCCGTTGGCGTGCCGGATATTTCGCCGGTCGTCGGGTTGAGAGCCACGCCTGCCGGGAGCGCGCCGGACGTTATCCCCCATGAATATGGTGCAAAACCGCCATTTACGGTTGCCGTTTTACTGTATGCGGCATTTTTGCCGGCTATGGGGAAGTCACTAGTTACGGTGGTTAACTCTATTATAGATATGGGGAAGTATTTTGTAACGGCATAACCGGCGGCATCGACCACTTTCACTGTTGGTGCGAAATTAGCCCCATTTGACGGGGTCCCCGAAATTGTGCCGGTTGATGCGTTCAGCGAGAGCCCGTAAGGGATGGTACCGGAAGTAACCGACCAGGTGTATGGTGCTGTTCCTCCCGAAGCGGCAAGGCTATTGTTGTAAACAACGCCCTTTGCACCTCCTGGCATGGTTTGCGGGGTGAGCTCGAAAATCGGGATGGCACTGGTTTTGGTCCCGATTATGGTTGCAGTTGCGTTGTGCGTCAGTTGAACTGTAATGGTGTAAATTCCTGGACTGGTCGGGGTTCCTGAGACTGATCCTGTAGCCGGTTCCAGTACAACGCCTGGCGGCAGGCTCCCAGACGTGATTGACCAGGTAATGCCGTTGGTTCCATTTCCAGCAAGATACTGATAATAGGCAGTGCCCACTGCGCCGCCGATAACCTTGGCCGGTATCTCGATTACGCTGACGTTGGTCATGATTGATACGCTCTTGGAGGCAGCGTCAGTCAGGGTCAGAGGCAGATTGTAGCCTCCTGTAGCTGGCGATGCCACGGAAACAGTGCCGGTAGAGCTCAGGGTAAGGCCGGGTGTAGCCGAGTAAGTTGGCGTAACTGACCAGGTGTAAGGTGCTGTTCCACCGGATGCCGACAAGGTTTGGCTGTAGGGGGTCCCGGCAATGGCCGGAGGTAGAGGGAGAGGGTAGGGCGAGATGGAGAAAATCGTTACAGAATAATGCTTGAGGGCAGTCACTCCAAGGGAATCGGTTGCCTGGATGGTAAAGTTATAGCTCCCTTCAGTGGTGGGTGTTCCGTAGATTTGTCCATCGGGGCTGTTGATGGCCAACCCCGGGGGGAGAGTTCCTGAATTGATACTCCAGGTCAATGTCCCGCTCATTCCTGATGCCCAGGGAGCCTGGTTGTAGTTGACGCCTGTAATCCCGGAAGCCAGGGCTGACGGCTGAATGCCGTTGATGGCAAAGCTATAGGTTTTGTAAAGGGTAAAGCCGTTGGCGTCTACAACCCGGAATGACAAATATGCACCGGTAACACCTGTTGGAGTGCCGGAAACCAGTCCGGAAGACGGGTCAAGGGTGAGACCGGCCGGGAGTGTCCCGGAAACTAAGGACCAGGTGTAAGGAGCTGTTCCACCTGTTGCGGTCAGAGTCTGGCTGTATGGTACGCCGGTGGTGCCATTGGCAAATGTTGCCGGAGCGATATCAAATACGGCGATGGTAAAGCTTTTGGTTGAGGTCGCATTGGCCGAGTCAGTCACCTTGATTTCAAAGGTGAAAATTCCCGGCACTGTTGGTGCCCCTGAAATCTCGCCGGTAGCGGCGTTGAGGGTCAGACCGCCCGGGAGAGGGTCGGCAGGAAGTGACCATGAATAGGGTACTGTTCCGCCCGATGCCTGCAGGGTCTTGGTGTAGGTTGAACCGGTAAGACTATTGGGCAGAGCGGTATTGAGTATTTGCGGCTGCACGGCAGCAGGAATCAGCGCGATTGCCGTATCATTTACGGAAATCGCCGATATCCCGCTGATCTCAGGCGACTGGTTGGCGGTAGTGCCGTTGAGCAGCCAGAGAGTTCCGTCATCCTTGAGTGCCATTCCTTTGGTCAGGGCAACTATGCCGCTGCTGATGCCGCTTACCTGCTCCGGCGTAGCGCCCGTGGTCCAGAGGGTACCGTCGGCTTTCACGGCATATCCTCCCCCTGCAAGTACGACTCCTTCCAAACCATTGATCTTCGTTGCAGTTGTTGCATCAACCACCCATAAGGTTCCGTCCTCCTTGATGGCCAGAAATCTCTCGCTGGAAGTGTTGACCGTTATTGCAACCACATCAGTCAGTCCATTTACCTGCGGGAAATAGGAATCACTGTATGTTCCCCGCCAGACAGTCCCGTCTGTTTTGAGCGCCAGGCTGTAAACGCCGTTGGCGACAATAGATTTCACTCCATTCGGAGATGACAATGGCGTTGGCGATGAGCTGTAAGGGCCGATTCCCCACAAGGTACCGTCGGTCTTCAATAGGAGGGTCTGAGCAACGTTGGCGGCAACCGCCTTGACTCCTGTAAGCCCATCCACCTGGGCCGGAAGCCCGTCAAATCCATAGTGGCCGAGGGCGCTAAACATGTTGCTCCCCCAGGTCCAGACCGTTCCGTCAGACTTGAGTGCGACGTTGTGGTAATCACCGGCATCGGCGGAGATGATGCTGTTAAGCTCTGTTACCAGGCCCGGTAAAGTGGCATCTCCCGAACGCCCCGGGTAATTCCCCCAGGTCCAGACAGAGGCCGGAGTGACAAGAGCGTTGATTGTGATCTGGTTGCCTGTTTTGCGATTATTGGCTTCATTGGGGTCAAATATCTGCTGGCCGAGGCCTATTCCGGAGCATAAATAGTAGGTGCCCGGAACTATGTTGGCAGGCACCCGGACCGTTGTTGCTGCGGATGAACTGTTTTCAGGTGATAGGCCACTTATTGACCTGCTCCCCAGAACCCTGTATGGCGAATCGCAAGAGTCGTGCATGTCCAGATAAAGGGAAACACTGAATGCTGGAGTTGCATACCCTATTGAGCCGCCGGTGACAGAATCCTGAACGGAAATTTCAGCCCCGGGATCTGCACTGACCGGGCCACTGATGGCGGTAACTACAAGGTCTGCTGTGGCGATTGCAAGCACCGTAAGGGTGTAGCTTTTGCTGGCGGTAAGGTTATCCGCATCCGTAACCTGTATTGTGAAGGTGCTGTCGCCGGTGGCGGTCGGAGTGCCTGAAAGTATTCCGGTGGTGGTATTGAAGCTTATTCCAGCCGGGAGGCTTCCGCTGAGAGACAGGGCATAAGGGGGCCTGCCGCCTGCGGCCTTGATCTGCTGGCTGTAAGGTGCATTACGCACAGCAGGCTGAAGGGACGGATTGGCAATGACCAAGGTGGTCGCGATCTGGAATACCCCGCGGCCGTTGGTCCCTGCGTAAAGCATGGAACTGACCGGATCAATGGCCAGAGACTGAATGGTAAGGCTCCCAAGCCCTTCGTTGAAAGGGGCCCAGCTTGTGCCGCTGTTGGTTGATTTGAAGACCCCGCCGCCGCTGGTTGCGGCATAGACCGTAGTTGGCACATGGGGATCAACTGCGAGGGCGCTGATGTTCAGGTTGGTGAGTCCGCTGTTGCTAAGTGCCCAGGTGCCACCATCGAGCCTGTAAACCCCGTATCCGCTTCTGCCTGCATAGACAGTGGTTCCGTCAGGATCGGTTGCCAGGCTTGTGACATAAAAATTTGTGAGGGACGGAACAAGGCGGCTCCAGGTGCCGAATATCCCACGCTTGTAGACACCGGCATCGCTATCGCCGAAGTCATAGGAGCCTTGCCAGGCGGCATAGACTGTTGACGGGTTTGCCGCCGCCAAGGCCAGGGCTGGTATGGAAATGTATTCGTAGCCGGTAGGAAAGTTGGCAGTATCGGGCTGCCAGTTGTTGCCACCGTCGCTGGTCCGGTAAACTCCGGAATTGGTACCGACATAGATGATGTCGGGGTTTTGCGGATTGATGGCCAGCTTGTTGGCGTTGATCCCGTATGTCCCGCCAAGGCCTGTGTTGATAGCTGTCCAGGCAGAACCCCCTGTGCTCTTGTTTACGCCGCTATTGGTGGCATAGACTGTCGCTGAGGCTGGATTCAGAGCCAGGTCGTAGATATTGCCTGTAAGAGTACCGGTAGCGGCCTGGCTCCAGCTGCTGCCGCTATTTTGCAGAAGCTCAGCGCCGACTGCCGCCAGTACCGTGCCGTTTATGCTATTGATAGCCAAAGAGGAAACAGAAGAAGCTGTCAGGCCGTTGTTTGCCGGCTGCCAGGTGACACCGCTGTCAATTGTCTTGCGGAGTCCGCCGGTGGTGACAGAATAGAGAGTTGCCGCCGCATGGGGATCAACCTTAATCAGGCTGCCGGTCATTCCGGCATTTACCAGGCTCCAGTTGTCGCCGCTGTTGGTGCTGCGATAGAGACCTGCAGTGGTGGTTGCATAGAGCGTAGCCGGGGTTTGCGGATCGACAGCTACCCGATAGACATTTGCTGTCCCCAGGCCGGTGTTGGCAGCACTCCAGCTGTCGCCTCCGTTGACGGTCTTGTAAACGGTGCCGCTGGTGACGGTGTAGATCGTTGTGGGAGTTACCGGGTCAATGGCCAGGGAGCTTATGTAGATCTCGTAGAAGTCATAGCCAAAAGGCAGCCCGCTGTTTATCTGATTCCAGGTGGTGCCGCCGTTGCTGCTTCGGTAAATCCCGTTGCCGTTGGTGCCGGCATATAACTTTGTGGGGGTGACCGGATCGATTACCAGGTGTGAAGTATAGTATTGCGGTAACGACGACCAGGTTCCACCGCCATCGATGGTTTTGTAGAGATAGCCGGACGTTGCGGCGTACAGCGTTGAAGGGGTAACCGGATCAATCACAACCAGCTGAACCTGATCGTAACTGTTTAACCCGTTGCTGACCTGGCCCCAGACCTGCCCGCCATCCAGGCTCTTGAAGACCCCGGCGTTGGTGCCGGCATAGAGGGTGGCCGGAGATGAGGGATCAATGGTGAGTGACCGGACGAACAGGTTGGCCAGGTTATGATTGCCCGGCGACCAGCTGGCAGCGCTGTCACTGCTGCTGAAAACGCCGCCGCCGTAGGTGGCGACATGGAGTCTTCCTGGGGTGGCCGGATCAAAGACTGGTTCAGTGATGCTTCCGCCATCAGGGCCGATGCCGGTCCAGCGGTAGCCGGTGGCCGGTGCAGCGGTCGCGATGGCAATCGAAAATGCCTTGCTGGTCACGGCTGTCCCGTTTTCTGCCGCTTGCACCGTAAAACAGTAGGTGCCAGCCGTGGTAGGCATTCCCACTAACATACCGGTCAGCCGGTCCAGCAGGAGACCGGGCGGCAGACTGCCAGCCGTTACAGTCCAGGTGAAGGGTAGGGTGCCGCCGCTGTTTACGCTCAGGTTCTGGCTGTACGGCACACTCACCTGTCCGTTTGTCAGGGTTTGTGTCGCAATGCCGAGTACGAAGATGGGGAAGGTTTTAGATACCATTGTCCCGTTTTGATCGGTGAGTCTGAAGGTAACATAATAGGTGCCGGATGCTGTCGGGGTGCCGGATATGACCCTGGTGTTTGAATTGTAGGTCAGTCCAGGAGGCATGCCGGACCAGTAGTCCAGCGAGGAATAGGCTGTTCCGCCGGAGCTGGTCAGCGTGGCACTGTAAGCGGTACCAACGCCGCCATTGGGCAGTGATTCCGTTGTGATGGTCAGCGGGTCGTAAATATTGAGGGTGAATTCCTTTGAATCAGCAATCGACATATTGTCGACAGCCCGGAGCGTAAATCCATAGGGGCCTGGTGTGGATGGTGTCCCGGTTACCGAGCAGGTGCTTGCACCAAGGGACAGACCAGGTGGCAGTGCTCCGGCAGTCAATTCACAACTGTAGGGTTTGGTCCCGCCGCATACGGCAACCGGTTTGCTGTAGCTTACACCGGTTGTCCCAAATGGAAAGGCATCGGTAACCAGGGTCGTGGCAGTATGGGGGACAATTGCCATGTTTGCGTAATAATAATCCCTGCCAACCGTTGTTACCTGGCCGATGCCACTGACCGGGATCGGAGTAGTGCCACTTATATCCCAGACGTTACCGTCAGCGGTTACTGCAAACCCTTTGGCCAGAGCAACGACAACAGGTTCGGCCGGGATGGTTACCGGTACCGGCGTGGTACCGCTGATATCCCAGACGGTGCGGTCATTCTTCAATGCCAGCCCATCCGCCACAGTAATCACATCAGTCAGTCCGGCAATTTCTGTTGCTGTGGTGTTAATGGTTCTCCAGACCTTGCCCTCATCAGTCAACACCAGGAATTGGTCAAAGGTTTTGTCCCTGGCGATGGCAATTCCGTTCGTAGGAGCGTTGGTTACCTGGACCGGTTGGCTGTAACCCCTCATTTGCCAGACCCTGCCGTCCCCCTTCATGAAAAGGATAGCATCGCCGCCAGCCACCACTGCTGTAACATTATCCGCCCCGATAACCTGCTGTCCTTCCCAACTGGCCCAGCCGCCGAAATACCAGAGGGTCTTGCCGGGCTGCAGAATAACGGTCTGGTAGGTGCCGACCGCTATAGCAGTACCGGTGATCCCTTCGACTTTCCCCGGCACGCTGTA
Coding sequences within it:
- a CDS encoding putative Ig domain-containing protein codes for the protein MAPLSNAGARAGIGNTGEKIYILGGKTASGVSAAVSVYDPAADTWQSVPPLATQRASAGTAIQGGTIYLAGGEGSADAANSVISYDTATGTTESLGSLIKARSNPSAALFNNNLYIIGGVTSGFDSIEEFNLSSRTSASKTTLPGKRRGAGAVAVGSMIYIIGGLDENGLAANSCWEYDPANNSLMEKAAMPVAAAGKGAVYHNGRIYIVGGETSAGTTTAWSKLVQEYDPATDSWRIIGEMLTSRYGAAVTILNNVLYAIGGDDGAQTANYLAVNEIAFPALSGNLWSSSGIMTAGISDVIACSGGTEQLGLKADGTVWSWGDGNTWGELGRSGDPHVPGPVSGPTGAKAIASAGAQSAALAGDGSVWVWGYYGGYSPTRIDHSQFQDMTAIRTATFADILALKSDGTVWRSNLGAISQLQNLSNIRAIEQGMYHGLAVKNDGTVWSWPDNTEGGIPHTCNPALPAQVTGISQAIQVAIDNYASFALKADGTVWAWNPTNPVPVQVPGLSGVVEISGNGMALKRDGTAWDIDYNATGLKVSQVTVVSGVVEMGVRNGQFIIPAGTTPRIINAVMPSGDKLGYSRFLAASGGTAPYTWGVDAGSLPAGLALASDTGEVHGQPTTAGTSFFTIRVADAIGKTTVKQFSITIYDILTISTASLPDGVIGRSYSNPQLTATGGLPPYTWSYTGNLPPGLVLNSNSGVISGTPATAGSYSVQYTVTDARGTSNWNSLTITIHPAMALPATPAPTGHVAKHYSFSVPITGGLTPLAWSVISGKLPRGLSLNSSTGEISGYPVAAGQSEFTLQVEDATGSLQSRDVTLTVTTLPGKLWSWGGGYRDILGRSGDLTVPGEISNLEGVTEVAIGGYNSAALLMDGTVWTWGDNMWGNMGRNSFTVSYSVPGKVEGITGTAIAVGTYQTVILQPGKTLWYFGGWASWEGQQVIGADNVTAVVAGGDAILFMKGDGRVWQMRGYSQPVQVTNAPTNGIAIARDKTFDQFLVLTDEGKVWRTINTTATEIAGLTDVITVADGLALKNDRTVWDISGTTPVPVTIPAEPVVVALAKGFAVTADGNVWDISGTTPIPVSGIGQVTTVGRDYYYANMAIVPHTATTLVTDAFPFGTTGVSYSKPVAVCGGTKPYSCELTAGALPPGLSLGASTCSVTGTPSTPGPYGFTLRAVDNMSIADSKEFTLNIYDPLTITTESLPNGGVGTAYSATLTSSGGTAYSSLDYWSGMPPGLTYNSNTRVISGTPTASGTYYVTFRLTDQNGTMVSKTFPIFVLGIATQTLTNGQVSVPYSQNLSVNSGGTLPFTWTVTAGSLPPGLLLDRLTGMLVGMPTTAGTYCFTVQAAENGTAVTSKAFSIAIATAAPATGYRWTGIGPDGGSITEPVFDPATPGRLHVATYGGGVFSSSDSAASWSPGNHNLANLFVRSLTIDPSSPATLYAGTNAGVFKSLDGGQVWGQVSNGLNSYDQVQLVVIDPVTPSTLYAATSGYLYKTIDGGGTWSSLPQYYTSHLVIDPVTPTKLYAGTNGNGIYRSSNGGTTWNQINSGLPFGYDFYEIYISSLAIDPVTPTTIYTVTSGTVYKTVNGGDSWSAANTGLGTANVYRVAVDPQTPATLYATTTAGLYRSTNSGDNWSLVNAGMTGSLIKVDPHAAATLYSVTTGGLRKTIDSGVTWQPANNGLTASSVSSLAINSINGTVLAAVGAELLQNSGSSWSQAATGTLTGNIYDLALNPASATVYATNSGVNKSTGGSAWTAINTGLGGTYGINANKLAINPQNPDIIYVGTNSGVYRTSDGGNNWQPDTANFPTGYEYISIPALALAAANPSTVYAAWQGSYDFGDSDAGVYKRGIFGTWSRLVPSLTNFYVTSLATDPDGTTVYAGRSGYGVYRLDGGTWALSNSGLTNLNISALAVDPHVPTTVYAATSGGGVFKSTNSGTSWAPFNEGLGSLTIQSLAIDPVSSMLYAGTNGRGVFQIATTLVIANPSLQPAVRNAPYSQQIKAAGGRPPYALSLSGSLPAGISFNTTTGILSGTPTATGDSTFTIQVTDADNLTASKSYTLTVLAIATADLVVTAISGPVSADPGAEISVQDSVTGGSIGYATPAFSVSLYLDMHDSCDSPYRVLGSRSISGLSPENSSSAATTVRVPANIVPGTYYLCSGIGLGQQIFDPNEANNRKTGNQITINALVTPASVWTWGNYPGRSGDATLPGLVTELNSIISADAGDYHNVALKSDGTVWTWGSNMFSALGHYGFDGLPAQVDGLTGVKAVAANVAQTLLLKTDGTLWGIGPYSSSPTPLSSPNGVKSIVANGVYSLALKTDGTVWRGTYSDSYFPQVNGLTDVVAITVNTSSERFLAIKEDGTLWVVDATTATKINGLEGVVLAGGGYAVKADGTLWTTGATPEQVSGISSGIVALTKGMALKDDGTLWLLNGTTANQSPEISGISAISVNDTAIALIPAAVQPQILNTALPNSLTGSTYTKTLQASGGTVPYSWSLPADPLPGGLTLNAATGEISGAPTVPGIFTFEIKVTDSANATSTKSFTIAVFDIAPATFANGTTGVPYSQTLTATGGTAPYTWSLVSGTLPAGLTLDPSSGLVSGTPTGVTGAYLSFRVVDANGFTLYKTYSFAINGIQPSALASGITGVNYNQAPWASGMSGTLTWSINSGTLPPGLAINSPDGQIYGTPTTEGSYNFTIQATDSLGVTALKHYSVTIFSISPYPLPLPPAIAGTPYSQTLSASGGTAPYTWSVTPTYSATPGLTLSSTGTVSVASPATGGYNLPLTLTDAASKSVSIMTNVSVIEIPAKVIGGAVGTAYYQYLAGNGTNGITWSITSGSLPPGVVLEPATGSVSGTPTSPGIYTITVQLTHNATATIIGTKTSAIPIFELTPQTMPGGAKGVVYNNSLAASGGTAPYTWSVTSGTIPYGLSLNASTGTISGTPSNGANFAPTVKVVDAAGYAVTKYFPISIIELTTVTSDFPIAGKNAAYSKTATVNGGFAPYSWGITSGALPAGVALNPTTGEISGTPTAAGTFNFSLKVTDATANSNSKVLTISVLGFTNPSLAKGVAGTPYSASLTGAGGYPSYRCTITAGTLPAGLSLNETSCLISGTPTIPGTEAVTFRITDSASNTASGTYAISILGFTAALLPDAEIGYVYDQTLTVSGGPAPYTWIKDAGTLPQGLTLNMSTGQISGIPAGLGTSSFTVRVIDANSTQASRAFTITTKGISPLGLAGGAVGSPYNQTVTAGGIALPYTWQITSGALPDGLYLDSATGVISGTPSTPGTFSFTLKASDSASLFVSRAMSIIINPTLTVTTTSLPPFIGRGGYFQLAATGGQTPYSWSLISGTLPSGLMMNGATGVVTGSSDTAGSFELTFKVTDVNGATATKAFTLTLYNPLYIGGTFSTVGSIGNAYSMALSPWGGNPPYNCTVTSGNLPAGVTLDSANCTVSGTPTQAGSSSFSVKVTDANAATNSKNYTIAITELPLAITSTSMPAAASGRPYSFTPVAVGGKTPYTWALNYGSLPAGLTLDSSTGTVSGTPTVTGSHLIYFRVTDAYSSVVVKVLTLTISAPPTITTTTVPSGSTGSSYSSTIAATSGSTPYSWSIASGSLPPGLSLNAATGAITGIPSALGTFCFTVRVTDANGISSDAPFCITIDPQLTLTVPAQTVCTIGSPCSISLPFTGGTAPYSCSVIAGTLPAGLTLATTTNSCLISGTPTVNGIFGVNVRVMDSNSRTTQKGITITVNEAILTIPGVTGSYATLQSAFGAVPDGGSINLRDLLFSEALIFDRPVAITLRGGYDAAYSTNQGVTTISGELVIAQGTVTVENITIK